From Acinetobacter lwoffii, a single genomic window includes:
- a CDS encoding GGDEF domain-containing protein: MSAQNENIYSTANVSFQNSTTDKSLKLSECDLQNRQLIEQALTDPHARIPAPFQQYFHDYVYTHSHHNLRQINYLAQIAFLLYFFADILIIPDMFFISGLMRVVLVLGAMFCCYYLFKRHKNIQILDRILPIGTTVAAAAWIGLLALSTSPHVATYIYASAIFILIANLCVQTQFKVAVYCSILIALFIMLGVTQFMSASQAFIFSVVFSPLWFFSIYINWNNILNIRRSFLRSLLDEWNYQTLKNLAHTDDLTQLYNRRHFVDMAERSIHQWPKHASSCLLMFDVDHFKNINDSYGHDVGDRVLQLIAEVTRKEMRHSDVLARFGGEEFIALLEDTQLQDSWVIAERIRCAIQKQYIYVEPNHAIRFTISIGVAELESHTQPLEDLIKQADIALYQAKKSGRNRIEVYHPDMLNKPKPATENPWNVFKPDTQPAQSTAN; the protein is encoded by the coding sequence ATGTCTGCTCAGAATGAGAATATATATTCAACGGCGAATGTATCTTTTCAAAATTCGACGACCGATAAATCACTGAAATTATCTGAATGTGATCTGCAGAACCGTCAGCTGATTGAACAGGCGCTAACAGATCCTCATGCCCGTATTCCTGCCCCGTTTCAGCAGTATTTTCATGATTATGTCTATACGCATAGTCATCATAACTTGCGTCAAATTAACTATCTGGCGCAAATAGCCTTTTTACTGTATTTCTTTGCCGATATCCTGATTATTCCAGACATGTTTTTTATTTCTGGTCTGATGCGCGTCGTTCTGGTTCTGGGCGCGATGTTTTGCTGTTATTACCTGTTTAAAAGACATAAAAACATTCAGATTCTGGACAGAATCTTGCCGATAGGCACCACTGTGGCTGCAGCGGCCTGGATTGGCTTACTCGCGCTTTCAACCAGTCCCCATGTTGCTACCTATATTTATGCCTCTGCGATCTTTATTCTCATCGCCAATCTCTGTGTGCAGACCCAGTTTAAAGTCGCAGTCTATTGCTCCATCTTGATTGCCCTGTTTATCATGCTTGGGGTGACCCAGTTCATGAGTGCTTCTCAAGCCTTTATTTTTAGTGTGGTCTTTAGTCCACTGTGGTTTTTTAGCATTTATATTAACTGGAATAATATTCTGAATATACGGCGTTCTTTTCTGCGCTCCCTACTTGATGAATGGAACTATCAAACCTTAAAGAATCTGGCACATACCGATGATTTGACCCAGCTCTACAACCGTCGCCATTTTGTCGATATGGCTGAACGCTCTATTCATCAATGGCCTAAACATGCCAGTAGCTGCCTGCTGATGTTTGATGTGGATCATTTTAAAAATATTAATGATAGCTATGGGCATGATGTTGGTGATCGGGTACTACAACTGATTGCTGAAGTGACCCGTAAAGAAATGCGGCATAGCGATGTACTGGCACGTTTTGGTGGGGAGGAATTTATCGCCCTCCTAGAAGATACTCAGCTGCAAGACAGCTGGGTGATTGCAGAACGAATTCGTTGTGCAATTCAAAAGCAGTACATTTATGTCGAACCCAATCATGCCATCCGGTTCACCATTTCGATCGGTGTAGCAGAACTGGAATCCCATACCCAACCCCTGGAAGACCTGATCAAACAAGCCGATATTGCCTTGTATCAGGCCAAGAAGTCTGGCCGAAACCGGATTGAGGTCTATCATCCAGATATGCTGAATAAGCCCAAGCCTGCGACAGAAAATCCCTGGAATGTATTTAAGCCAGACACTCAACCAGCCCAGTCAACGGCGAATTAA